CTGCAGAGTGAGGAAacagaacaagttaataatttgaaacttgaagttgaagaactgaaggaagcaaaaaggaaactggaatctgaatgtgtcgtaaaagaccttcaaatgaaggaacatgaaaatttgctgaaaactctcaaaaaggaaaatgagcaaaggaAGAGAGTGcagagtgaggaaacggaacaagttaataatttgaaacgtgaagttgaagaactgaaggaagaaaaacggaaactggaatctgaatgtgtcgtaaaagaccttcagatgaaggaacatgaaaatttgctgaaaattctcaaaaaggaaaatgagcaaaggaAGAGAGTGcagagtgaggaaacggaacaagttaataatttgaaacgtgaagttgaagaactgaaggaagaaaaacggaaactggaatctgaatgtgtcgtaaaagaccttcagatgaaggaacatgaaaatttgctgaaaattctcaaaaaggaaaatgagcaaaggaAGAGAGTGcagagtgaggaaacggaacaagttaataatttgaaacgtgaagttgaagaactgaaggaagaaaacaagaaactggaatctgaatgtgtcgtaaaagaccttcagatgaatgaACATGATAATTTGCTGAAAattctcaaaaaggaaaatgagcaaaggaAGAGAGTGcagagtgaggaaacggaacaagttaataatttgaaacgtgaagttgaagaactgaaggaagaaaaacggaaactggaatctgaatgtgtcgtaaaagaccttcagatgaaggaacatgaaaatttgctgaaaattctcaaaaaggaaaatgagcaaaggaAGAGAGTGcagagtgaggaaacggaacaagttaataatttgaaacgtgaagttgaagaactgaaggaagaaaacaagaaactggaatctgaatgtgtcgtaaaagaccttcagatgaatgaACATGATAATTTGCTGAAAattctcaaaaaggaaaatgagcataGGAAGAGACTGCAGAGTGAGGAAacagaacaagttaataatttgaaacttgaagttgaagaactgaaggaagcaaaaaggaaactggaatctgaatgtgtcgtaaaagaccttcaaatgaaggaacatgaaaatttgctgaaaactctcaaaaaggaaaatgagcaaaggaAGAAAGTAaagagtgaggaaacggaacaagtaaATAAATTGAAACTCGATGTTGaagaactgaaggaagaaaaaaggaaactggaatctgaatgtgtcgtaaaagactttcagatgaaggaacatgtaaatttgatgaaaactctcaaaaaggaaaatgagcaaaggaAGAAAGAACAGAGTGAGAAAAaagaacaagttaataatttgaaacttgaagttgaagaactgaaggaagaaaaaaggaaactGGAATCCGAATTTGTCGTAAAAGACCTTCAAATGAAGGAACGTGAAAATTTGCTGAAAactctcaaaaaggaaaatgagcaaaggaAGAAAGCACAGAGTGAAGAAacagaacaagttaataatttgaaacgtgaagttgaagaactgaaggaagaaaaaaagaaactggaatctgaatgtgtcgtaaaagaccttcagatgaaagaACATGATAATTTGCTGAAAACTCTCAAAAAGCGAAAATGAGCAAAGGAAGAAAGCACAAGGTGAGaaaacggaacaagttaataatttgaaacgtgAAGTTGAAGAACTGAAGCAAGAAATGGAGAAACAAGAAGCTGATTTGGTGCGTGATTATGAAAAACTGGAATTTGTGTGCAAAATAAAAGACCTTGAGATTCTGCAAGAGAAAAAGATTGTGGAAAAATTTAGAACTGAAAATGAAGAACTGAAGAAAGTACAAGGTGAGAAAACGCAACAAGTAAATAGATTGAAAAGTGAAGTTGATGAATTGAAGACAGAAAAGGAGAAGCTGAAACTTGAAAACACGGAAGCTCGTAAAACTGAGAatgagacaaagaaagaaattaagGAGAAAACAGAAAATAGGGATGAACGTAAGAGGAAAAGCTTATTGATGGCTGGATTTTTTGCACAGATGAACAACAGAGTCAAAGAGGCAATAAATATTTTCAGTGAAGCCTTAACTATGGAGACTGACAACGAAGAAACAGCTCTCCTGCATGTCCTTCGTGCTGAAGCAAACGCAGCCACTGAGAAGCCTCCTAATATGGATATTGTATTAGACTATTCCAAGGCTATAGAGAAAGGCATTGAAGGGTGGAAAGCGTTCATGTTACGAGGGAGGCTCCTTGTCAAACTTGGCATTTTCCACGTCGCCCTGAGGGACTTCGAAACGGTAAAGATAAAGAAATCAGAGAATTTCTTAAAAATCATAGAAGATACTAAAGCACTACAGAAGCAATGGGAAGACAAAGGTCACTAAGAGGTTCTGGGTTTGGAACAGAGCTACAAAGGCAGAAATTATAAAATCCTTCAGGGACT
The nucleotide sequence above comes from Palaemon carinicauda isolate YSFRI2023 chromosome 18, ASM3689809v2, whole genome shotgun sequence. Encoded proteins:
- the LOC137657378 gene encoding MAP7 domain-containing protein 2-like; amino-acid sequence: MEKQEADLVRDYEKLEFVCKIKDLEILQEKKIVEKFRTENEELKKVQGEKTQQVNRLKSEVDELKTEKEKLKLENTEARKTENETKKEIKEKTENRDERKRKSLLMAGFFAQMNNRVKEAINIFSEALTMETDNEETALLHVLRAEANAATEKPPNMDIVLDYSKAIEKGIEGWKAFMLRGRLLVKLGIFHVALRDFETVKIKKSENFLKIIEDTKALQKQWEDKGH